The Naumovozyma dairenensis CBS 421 chromosome 1, complete genome genomic interval GAAGAATGTCTGACAGCGAAGAACCTTTAGATATCACTACTGAACAACCAAATGCCAAAAAGGCTAAGAAGTAATTCTAGAGAAAGCATTCGCTATTCCACTTACACAATTGTACCATACTTTAATTAATGAGAAACATTAATTCTATTATACAAGTTCTACACATtatataaatcaaaaatcTGCATATACTTAATGGCATGACATTTACATTGTATCTGTCTCAAATGTTTTATGGAAAGTCCTTTATAATTTACCTCATTTTTTATGTTTAAAGTCTATAAATTCTGCCCAATCCAAATGCTTTATCTTCGAGTCGCCTAAATTTTCGAACTCCAAAGCAGGTCCTTACGTACGTACTTAAGGTAAGACATCTCAACTACCAATCACAGCGCGCCTTAATTATCCAATCATTGAGCGCTTGATTTAAATATGCATTACTGCCCACTATATGCGGGGATAAAAGTGTATTCTATATACATCCATCCCAAGGTGAATGGAATACCCCAATCTACAATACATATAATTTATGACCTCTTAAGGTAGTTCGAGGCTTTTAagattttcttgaatttgaatttcctTTGTGGATCacattaataaatatatcgATAGAAGACAATCGATATAAATACGCCGATGCTATCACGTtctaaaataataacacgTTCAATAAAACTAAATCGTGGGATCATGTCAAAAAGATCATACACAGAAGGCTCTACAGGTGCCCCCCGAGGCACAGCTACTGAAGATTCATTTACCAAAAGAGAAAGGGCAAATGAAGATTACTTTGCAAAACAACATGAGAGAGAGCAATTGTTACGCCTCAAAGAACAACTGAAGAAACAACGTAAAGACattgataatttagaagaaaaattagacAAGCTTcataaatgaaaatttgataatacaTTTACTGTCAAGTATAACAACGGAAGTTAGATGGAAGGTGTAATCTTTTGCAAACGGGCAGGCAGGACGAAAACGTCCTCCTTAAGTATCTTACCATTATTGTATATTTCATAAATAATCCctataaaataaatattctttaatataGAAGCGCAGCTACAGTtgaaatgaagaaaattatcaaaagcTAGttctaatattatatatatcactTGTACTATTTATGAACTTTTTGGCCTCATAAAGACTGTTCCCGTCCCTTATTTTAAAAGAGCAGTCACGTATTTTACATCCCTACCTTTGGGGCTAAACCCAAACATATCTAAAACGTCTGAAAAATCCTGGAAGAACTGTCCAGAACCgcgaaaaataaacatcGCAAGGCATCTGAAATTTTCAGAAGTCATTATCCATCCTACCATCATATACTATTCAGTACGGTATGTAATGTACCAAGTTAGAGACAATTAAAGGTATACAGCCTTAAAAAAGCGTAACTTGTTATTCGTTTTCAAGTATTCTTCAATGATAAAGTCCGTAAACgcaaaataaaatgtcTGACGCTATCATCTCTTACGCCGCTTTCATCTTAGCTGATGCTGGTTTAGATATCACCAGTGAAAACCTATTGTCTGTCACCAAAGCTGCTGGTGCCTCTGTCGAAAACGTATGAAAAcctttttttgaatatatttatatgtaCTTCCATTGATTTAATGTGTGGACAAGATAAAGTATTGAATTAGTATTGAAAAAGTGAAAGTTATCcagaaattaatgatttatattGAAGATCAAACTAGGAAACAACATATCCATAAGTAGAATTGTAAGGTCTAAAAGAAACGCAATAGATACTGTTTATCAACAATATATGATTAAGCTTCCCTGAGAAAACTGTTAAAAGTAATAAACATTATAGCAAAATAAGAACCCAATCAAGAAGTCTAATAATCAAATAGAAACCGCCAAAATCGGTTCGCCTGATAGATTGGATTATgaataatttccaaaataccTTTCAAAAATACTTTTTTTCTCATAAAATCATGAAAGTATCAATGATCTCAaatatctttgaatttttacTAACCATTTTTCATGCATCTAAAATTTGACGTTAATACGTTCcaatttctaaattattacaTTTATTATAGGTCTGGGCTGATGTTTACGCTAAGGCTTTAGAAGGTAAggatttgaaagaaatcTTATCTGGTTTCCACAATGCTGGTCCAGCTGCTGGtgctgctgctgcttcCGGTGCTGCTGCTTCTGGTGAAGCTGCCACTGAAGCTGctgctgaagaagaagctgaagaagaagaatctgATGCTGACATGGGTTTCGGTTTATTCGATTAAGAaactaaaataaaataataattacttaaaaaaataaaaacctTCTAGACAACCATACAtgaaagtatatatatatttatatataaaataattaaccaaattcattatattaatTCTAGAAGTTAAcatcttattatttaacTGGAACAACGATAGAtctttcattgattttttgtACTTGTGTATGTGTAGATAACGTTACTTACGCGCATCGACGCTATAATTGTATATTTTCAAGTTATTTAGGCaacatattcaatatttatgtgaattttaatttagaaaataatgcacgaagaagaaaaggtTCGTTACCATAGAAACAAAAGTCAAAGCTAGCCTTACTGAAATATTTGCTCTTTTTCCCTTTGCTTCCCAACTTTGGATCGTCTAAAGGATGGTCCGTCTTAGCCATTCGACATCATATTTCATGCCATTGTTTTGTTCAAAAAATGCACAAATTGTAATAGTTTCGAGCTTTgtttccatatttttattcatattcatgTATTGGACATCAGATTTATTGTCCAATCGATATAATGAACCAGGCTTATTCAATCCGAATTCTCAAGATTATTTCCGAACGTCTTTATTGGGGTTGTTTTCACCCTTCCTATATTACTTCATAAGGacatttttattcaatataaatCAACGATATTTAgttttaaatataattgtTGATTTTCCCCTAAATGATTGGTTTATGTTTTGTATTTTAGTTACGTTAGCGTATCCCCAAGTTCAAGATCCAAAATATAATCAAACATTCATTTCCAATGggaatttatttaaatcagGGGAATATTGGCAGATTATACCGAGACAGGCATATATCTTTGGGATATCGTGGGCATTGGGAGAATTCAGTATTGGAGTATTAGAGAATTTATTTACATATCAAGAAATACCGAAAGATAATTCAAATGGAAATGGTATTAGTCAAATTCATAGTGATAATATTGGCTCTCCTATACTGGATAGAAAGAAGATATCCTTATCCATGTGTGTAGATGTAAGGCGGCAATCGTCTAAGATTTCTGATAATGTCTATTGTTCGAAGTCAAACCATGGCTATGG includes:
- the RPP1B gene encoding ribosomal protein P1 beta (similar to Saccharomyces cerevisiae RPP1B (YDL130W); ancestral locus Anc_7.293), giving the protein MSDAIISYAAFILADAGLDITSENLLSVTKAAGASVENVWADVYAKALEGKDLKEILSGFHNAGPAAGAAAASGAAASGEAATEAAAEEEAEEEESDADMGFGLFD